In Glandiceps talaboti chromosome 6, keGlaTala1.1, whole genome shotgun sequence, one DNA window encodes the following:
- the LOC144436567 gene encoding tartrate-resistant acid phosphatase type 5-like, whose product MMAVLFLFAATSVFQFLSAATFTHGFVPNPKALRFTALGDWGGQSDSPYTTPVEVAVAKAMGDVADFYQSQFTLALGDNFYYSGIKSVDDPRFNETFENVFTAKSLYNPWHVVAGNHDYKGNVEAQVEYTNRSKRWDFPSLYYSKQYSVPDSNTTVLFVMIDTVMLCGNTADEVLGSNLKGPEDVKGASEQWQWIDSTLRNSTDDYIIMGGHYPVWSIAEHGPTSLLVQTLKPMLEKYGVTAYFCGHDHNLQHLKENTSTVEYFVIGSAHVVDPSIAHIDSVPDGSLKFHDADTDRLGGFAYVEITPSNAIFTFVDAVSEKDLYQRTMFPRKVKGHL is encoded by the exons ATGATGGCTGTGTTGTTTTTATTCGCGGCAACGTCggtttttcagtttttatccGCCGCAACCTTTACACATG GATTCGTTCCAAATCCAAAAGCACTCAGATTTACGGCACTGGGTGATTGGGGTGGCCAATCAGATTCTCCATATACTACACCAGTTGAAGTTGCTGTCGCCAAGGCAATGGGTGACGTAGCTGACTTCTATCAATCACAATTCACATTAGCTCTTGGTGACAATTTTTATTATTCTGGCATCAAGAGTGTAGACGATCCAAGGTTCAAT GAGACATTTGAAAACGTCTTCACTGCCAAGTCCCTGTATAATCCATGGCATGTAGTGGCCGGCAATCACGATTACAAGGGAAACGTTGAAGCTCAAGTTGAGTACACCAACAGATCTAAAAGATG GGACTTCCCATCACTGTACTACAGCAAGCAATACAGTGTACCGGATTCCAACACAACTGTATTGTTTGTAATGATCGATACCGTCATGCTTTGCGGAAATACAGCTGACGAAGTGCTTGGTTCTAACCTGAAAGGACCAGAAGACGTGAAAGGAGCGTCAGAACAATGGCAATGGATAGATAGTACTTTGAGAAACTCTACCGA CGATTATATAATTATGGGTGGCCACTATCCTGTATGGTCAATAGCTGAACACGGTCCAACTTCACTTCTTGTACAAACGTTGAAACCAATGCTAGAGAAATATGGAGTTACAGCGTATTTTTGTGGACACGACCATAATCTACAG CACTTAAAAGAGAACACGTCTACTGTGGAGTACTTTGTCATCGGTTCAGCTCACGTTGTCGATCCATCTATAGCTCACATTGATAGTGTTCCAGATGGTTCGTTGAAGTTCCATGACGCCGATACAGACCGTCTTGGCGGCTTCGCCTATGTCGAAATCACCCCAAGTAACgcaatatttacatttgttgatGCCGTGTCTGAAAAAGACTTATACCAACGAACTATGTTCCCCAGGAAGGTCAAAGGCCATCTTTGA
- the LOC144436462 gene encoding gluconolactonase-like: protein MTAMFSMTSLLTLFLYATIGSGEKNFIAYSEDFIYIIGNDPELELLAKSNQLLEFHEGPVYFPNDDEGYLLYTTQPVGDYDKPNSKPLNCIRQYDIKSGKVTTFRQTSIANMPNGQFRDSLGRLLTCEQGFKDRKSAGISRTNLTSGEVEVLTDNYYGMSLNSPNDIVVKSDGTVWFTDPSYGFMQSFRPKPEVGDFVYRLDTTEHDDADRMTVVTDSHNKPNGLAFSPDERYLYITDSGAIQTPGSWHPDFPHHVVRYDIVDGKRLRNRELFAVVGNSVKEGGSPGIPDGIKVDQCGNIYIGAGDGVQVFNSDGDLIGKIMTPTFVSNLEFGGKQGNDLFLMANPSLFKVTLNAYGTGFSPRQSCRHVQASNQSRNI from the exons ATGACTGCTATGTTTAGTATGACCAGTCTTCTTACACTTTTTCTCTATGCCACTATTGGATCTGGTGAGAAAAACTTTATCGCCTACTCAGAAgactttatttatataattggAAATGACCCAGAACTCGAGTTACTGGCGAAAAGCAACCAACTGTTAGAGTTTCATGAGGGACCTGTGTATTTTCCTAACGATGATGAAGGCTACCTTCTGTATACTACACAACCTGTGGGTGACTACGACAAACCGAACTCCAAGCCATTGAACTGTATCAGACAATACGATATCAAAAGTGGAAAAGTAACGACGTTTAGGCAAACATCGATTGCAAACATGCCGAATGGGCAATTCCGTGACTCATTGGGACGTCTGTTGACATGTGAACAAGGTTTCAAGGATAGAAAGTCAGCTGGCATCAGTCGAACTAATCTAACAAGTGGAGAGGTAGAAGTGCTGACGGACAATTACTACGGAATGTCACTCAATTCACCAAATGACATTGTAGTCAAGAGTGATGGAACCGTGTGGTTCACCGACCCTTCGTATGGATTTATGCAATCCTTCAGACCAAAACCTGAAGTAGGCGATTTCGTTTACCGTCTCGATACTACAGAACATGATGATGCGGATAGAATGACTGTCGTTACCGATTCCCATAACAAACCTAACGGTCTGGCATTTTCTCCTGATGAACGTTATCTTTACATCactgacagcggagctattcaAACACCGGGTAGCTGGCATCCCGATTTCCCACATCACGTCGTACGTTACGATATCGTCGACGGAAAACGACTTCGTAACAGAGAACTGTTTGCCGTCGTTGGGAACAGTGTAAAAGAAGGTGGAAGTCCCGGGATACCCGACGGTATTAAAGTGGATCAAtgtggtaacatttacattgGGGCTGGTGATGGTGTCCAGGTGTTCAATTCTGATGGCGATCTCATTGGAAAAATAATGACACCAACCTTTGTTTCGAATCTTGAATTTGGTGGTAAGCAAGGTAACGACCTTTTCCTCATGGCAAACCCTTCTTTATTCAAAGTGACATTGAACGCCTACGGAACTGGGTTTTCTCCTCGTCAATCGT gtagacatgtccaagcctcaaatcaaa